One segment of Brassica napus cultivar Da-Ae chromosome C3, Da-Ae, whole genome shotgun sequence DNA contains the following:
- the LOC106358709 gene encoding uncharacterized protein LOC106358709 gives MAHSLEENFSYVFNLMEDSNRPQSLIRTIPWVLWLIWKNRNSILYADTQESMERLLRAMSDEVEQWFLLNNTPSPATDLSGRLEDRDKWCPPASGFIKCNIHANWRNVHLHSGVAWIARDQAGNVSHHARDAIIHAPNHMVAELRCVIWALSSLRDLGVPRVIIAIDYHKVLEAINAPRQWPRFGDLLEQVVNFKEVFESLVFEGEKVSANGIPRDIAKIVLRDGRFHSYLAFGGPSWLHDRIAR, from the coding sequence ATGGCTCACTCTCTTGAGGAGAATTTTTCCTATGTTTTCAACTTGATGGAGGATAGTAACAGACCACAGTCACTGATTCGTACTATCCCCTGGGTGCTGTGGCTAATTTGGAAGAACAGGAACTCAATTCTCTATGCAGATACGCAAGAATCGATGGAGAGACTATTAAGGGCCATGTCAGATGAAGTAGAACAATGGTTTCTACTAAATAATACGCCATCACCAGCTACAGACTTGAGCGGCAGATTGGAGGATCGTGATAAATGGTGCCCGCCAGCTAGTGGATTCATAAAATGCAATATACATGCGAACTGGAGGAATGTCCATCTACACAGTGGAGTGGCCTGGATCGCAAGAGATCAAGCTGGTAACGTTTCACATCATGCAAGGGACGCTATAATCCATGCGCCTAATCATATGGTGGCTGAGTTAAGATGTGTGATATGGGCATTGTCGAGTTTAAGAGATCTTGGAGTGCCAAGGGTGATTATTGCTATTGATTATCATAAGGTATTAGAAGCCATTAATGCACCTCGTCAATGGCCTCGGTTCGGGGATTTGCTAGAACAAGTGGTAAATTTCAAGGAAGTTTTTGAGAGCTTAGTTTTCGAAGGGGAAAAGGTGTCGGCGAATGGGATTCCTCGCGACATAGCTAAGATTGTACTGCGAGATGGACGATTCCATTCGTACTTAGCATTTGGAGGGCCTTCATGGCTGCATGACCGGATCGCTAGATAA
- the LOC106360500 gene encoding homeobox-DDT domain protein RLT3 isoform X1, whose amino-acid sequence MNAERMHPNPGEMDERRRTSGNKSSAAAVRAKIPQPSGSVLRKINCQKLLTSQYILAKVFRKDGPSLGFRFDHLPPSSRTRRRKVASSSSSSVDQQRVGRKRKVSEQHTSQDDCGVVKKKQYGVGKGLMTAWRVMNPNSHERATLAQSNPKKNKIQLASILKQKQKKKSTEKKRNSINIETTVELNKDETVAFNEKCELGEVFKETCQTISILVDDEELERQEGLVNPPLTCSCHTATSGSCFLCKDLLPKFPPSSVGMRLPFALRPWNSSPESVKKLFKVVHFLYTYSITLDICPFTIDEFTRAFHDKDSLLLGKIHLSLLKLLLVDVETELQRGSFSTLSISCKFLALLQSVESQILILDMWKDSLNSLTWAEILRQILVAAGFGSVKRAGGQSEELSKERRLMKKYGLRLGTLKGELFRMLNEQGGKNGLKISELANATIEVAALNLATASEEERERSICSTLASDITIFEKISESTYRVRVSCFSEDHESDSGESGSVDDDESCDEMGRVSESFVFRKAKRRKHKSKMLEVCSEIDESHPGEAWLLGLMEGEYSDLSIEEKLDVFMALIDLLSSGSTIRMEDLPRAMVDCVPSIYSHGSGGKIKRASSSNHPRVSWVHGGERIEELSKSSDSHPVDSSSIVGADFAKLAGDNVHPMQSVYLGSDRRFNRYWLFLGPCNANDPGHRCVYFESSEDGHWEVISHKEALRALLSVLDDRGRREARLIESLEKRESFLCQAMLRRIDHVVREDSSSSPVSDIDNNNLCLNEIANDQQAAIVFEKRGKSLLWSLVQEFDEWIWDKYYLNLNAVKHSRRSYLDSLTRCKSCHDLYWRDEKHCKICHATFELDIDLEERYAIHEATCSRKNEETSDSFPDHKVLSSQLQSLKAAVYAIESAMPEDALIGAWKKSAHRLWAKRLRRSSTLSEITQVIGDFVGAINEDWLWHFGEEEDHYNNALMGEIITSFPSMPRTTSAIALWLVKLDTLIASYVVEKAPLPEGNQLNRTRKHK is encoded by the exons ATGAATGCAGAGAGAATGCATCCGAATCCTGGGGAAATGGATGAGAGGAGAAGAACGAGCGGAAACAAATCCTCCGCGGCGGCGGTGAGAGCGAAGATTCCTCAGCCGAGCGGCTCTGTTCTTCGGAAGATCAATTGTCAAAAGCTGTTGACCTCACAGTACATTTTGGCTAAGGTTTTTAGAAAAGACGGTCCGTCACTTGGTTTTCGATTTGACCATCTTCCTCCTTCATCTCGCACTCGCCGCCGCAAAG tagcttcttcttcatcatcatctgttGATCAACAGAGAGTGGGGAGAAAGAGAAAG GTTTCCGAGCAGCACACTAGTCAAGATGATTGCGGCGTTGTAAAGAAGAAACAATATGGTGTTGGCAAGGGTTTGATGACAGCTTGGCGGGTTATGAATCCAAATAGCCACGAAAGAGCAACATTAGCTCAAAGCAATCCCAAGAAGAACAAAATACAATTAGCATCAATACTG aagcagaagcagaagaagaaatcgaCGGAAAAGAAGAGGAATTCAATAAATATAGAG ACCACGGTAGAATTGAACAAAGATGAGACGGTGGCATTTAATGAGAAATGTGAGCTCGGGGAGGTATTTAAAGAAACCTGTCAAACAATTTCAATACTAGTTGATGACGAGGAATTGGAGAGACAGGAAGGACTAGTGAATCCTCCGTTAACTTGTTCATGCCATACTGCTACTAGTGGATCTTGTTTTCTTTGCAAAG ATTTATTGCCCAAGTTTCCCCCAAGTTCTGTTGGCATGAGGCTGCCTTTTGCTTTGCGTCCATGGAATTCTTCGCCAGAGTCTGTGAAGAAACTTTTTAAG GTTGTCCATTTCCTGTATACTTATTCAATAACTCTTGACATATGCCCCTTCACAATTGACGAGTTCACACGGGCATTTCATGATAAG GACTCCTTGCTACTTGGTAAAATTCATCTTTCCCTGCTGAAGTTGCTTCTGGTTGATGTTGAAACCGAGCTGCAAAGGGGATCTTTTTCAACCTTGAGTATATCATGCAAGTTTCTAGCCCTGCTACAGTCG gtGGAGAGCCAAATTCTTATTCTTGATATGTGGAAGGATTCATTAAATTCTCTTACATGGGCGGAGATATTGCGTCAGATATTGGTTGCAGCTGGTTTTGGTTCTGTAAAGCGGGCTGGTGGTCAATCAGAGGAACTAAGTAAG GAAAGGAGACTCATGAAAAAGTATGGCCTCCGTCTTGGAACATTAAAGGGTGAATTATTTAGAATGCTTAACGAGCAAGGAGGCAAAAATGGCTTGAAAATATCCGAGTTAGCTAATGCAACAATAGAG GTTGCTGCGCTGAATCTTGCAACTGCATCAGAAGAAGAACGAGAGCGTTCAATATGTTCAACGCTGGCAAGTGATAttacaattttcgaaaaaatATCTGAATCTACATATCGTGTACGTGTTAGTTGTTTCTCTGAGGACCATGAGTCTGATTCGGGCGAGTCTGgaagtgttgatgatgatgaatcttGTGATGAGATGGGGCGTGTTTCAGAAAGTTTTGTATTTCGAAAAGCTAAGAGGCGGAAGCATAAAAGTAAGATGTTGGAAGTATGCAGTGAGATTGATGAAAGCCATCCTGGAGAAGCATGGCTGTTGGGGCTAATGGAGGGGGAATATTCAGACTTAAGCATTGAAGAGAAGTTAGATGTTTTCATGGCTTTGATTGATCTTCTTAGTTCTGGTTCCACTATTAGAATGGAGGATTTACCCAGAGCTATGGTTGACTGTGTCCCTAGTATCTATAGTCATGGTTCTGGTGGAAAAATCAAGAGAGCATCATCCTCTAATCATCCACGCGTATCATGGGTCCATGGAGGAGAGCGAATCGAAGAGCTATCTAAATCGTCTGATTCTCATCCAGTTGATTCATCATCAATTGTGGGGGCTGATTTTGCAAAGCTCGCTGGAGACAATGTTCACCCTATGCAATCTGTATACCTTGGTTCTGACCGTAGGTTCAACAGGTACTGGCTTTTCTTAGGCCCATGCAACGCGAATGACCCTGGTCATAGGTGTGTCTACTTTGAATCTTCTGAAGATGGTCACTGGGAAGTTATCAGCCACAAGGAG GCTTTGCGGGCACTGTTGTCAGTGTTGGACGATAGGGGTAGACGGGAAGCACGGCTTATTGAGTCATTGGAGAAACGAGAAAGTTTTCTCTGTCAAGCCATGTTAAGAAGAATTGATCATGTAGTCAGAGAGGACAGTTCTTCTTCACCGGTTTCTGATATAGACAACAACAACCTATGTCTGAATGAGATTGCCAATGATCAACAAGCAGCTATAGTATTTGAGAAGCGGGGCAAAAGCCTATTGTGGAGCCTTGTTCAGGAGTTTGATGAATGGATATGGGATAAATATTATCTTAACCTCAATGCTGTTAAACACAGCCGAAGATCCTACCTTGATTCGCTCACTAGGTGTAAGAGTTGTCATGATTTGTATTGGAGAGATGAGAAGCACTGCAAGATTTGCCATGCTACCTTTGAGCTTGATATAGATCTTGAAGAAAGATATGCGATTCATGAAGCCACATGCAGCAGGAAGAATGAAGAGACTAGTGATTCATTTCCAGATCATAAAGTTCTTTCTTCCCAGTTGCAATCACTAAAGGCTGCAGTGTATGCCATTGAG TCTGCAATGCCCGAAGATGCCTTGATTGGTGCATGGAAAAAGTCAGCTCATAGGTTATGGGCCAAAAGGCTTCGACGAAGCTCAACTTTGTCTGAAATTACCCag GTGATTGGCGACTTTGTTGGGGCAATCAATGAAGATTGGTTATGGCACTTTGGTGAGGAGGAGGACCACTATAATAACGCTTTAATGGGAGAAATTATAACTAGCTTCCCTTCCATGCCTCGAACAACTTCTGCGATTGCTCTCTGGTTGGTAAAACTGGATACCTTGATTGCTTCTTATGTGGTGGAAAAAGCTCCTCTACCTGAAGGGAATCAATTGAACAGGACCAGGAAACACAA GTAG
- the LOC106360500 gene encoding homeobox-DDT domain protein RLT3 isoform X2, with product MNAERMHPNPGEMDERRRTSGNKSSAAAVRAKIPQPSGSVLRKINCQKLLTSQYILAKVFRKDGPSLGFRFDHLPPSSRTRRRKASSSSSSVDQQRVGRKRKVSEQHTSQDDCGVVKKKQYGVGKGLMTAWRVMNPNSHERATLAQSNPKKNKIQLASILKQKQKKKSTEKKRNSINIETTVELNKDETVAFNEKCELGEVFKETCQTISILVDDEELERQEGLVNPPLTCSCHTATSGSCFLCKDLLPKFPPSSVGMRLPFALRPWNSSPESVKKLFKVVHFLYTYSITLDICPFTIDEFTRAFHDKDSLLLGKIHLSLLKLLLVDVETELQRGSFSTLSISCKFLALLQSVESQILILDMWKDSLNSLTWAEILRQILVAAGFGSVKRAGGQSEELSKERRLMKKYGLRLGTLKGELFRMLNEQGGKNGLKISELANATIEVAALNLATASEEERERSICSTLASDITIFEKISESTYRVRVSCFSEDHESDSGESGSVDDDESCDEMGRVSESFVFRKAKRRKHKSKMLEVCSEIDESHPGEAWLLGLMEGEYSDLSIEEKLDVFMALIDLLSSGSTIRMEDLPRAMVDCVPSIYSHGSGGKIKRASSSNHPRVSWVHGGERIEELSKSSDSHPVDSSSIVGADFAKLAGDNVHPMQSVYLGSDRRFNRYWLFLGPCNANDPGHRCVYFESSEDGHWEVISHKEALRALLSVLDDRGRREARLIESLEKRESFLCQAMLRRIDHVVREDSSSSPVSDIDNNNLCLNEIANDQQAAIVFEKRGKSLLWSLVQEFDEWIWDKYYLNLNAVKHSRRSYLDSLTRCKSCHDLYWRDEKHCKICHATFELDIDLEERYAIHEATCSRKNEETSDSFPDHKVLSSQLQSLKAAVYAIESAMPEDALIGAWKKSAHRLWAKRLRRSSTLSEITQVIGDFVGAINEDWLWHFGEEEDHYNNALMGEIITSFPSMPRTTSAIALWLVKLDTLIASYVVEKAPLPEGNQLNRTRKHK from the exons ATGAATGCAGAGAGAATGCATCCGAATCCTGGGGAAATGGATGAGAGGAGAAGAACGAGCGGAAACAAATCCTCCGCGGCGGCGGTGAGAGCGAAGATTCCTCAGCCGAGCGGCTCTGTTCTTCGGAAGATCAATTGTCAAAAGCTGTTGACCTCACAGTACATTTTGGCTAAGGTTTTTAGAAAAGACGGTCCGTCACTTGGTTTTCGATTTGACCATCTTCCTCCTTCATCTCGCACTCGCCGCCGCAAAG cttcttcttcatcatcatctgttGATCAACAGAGAGTGGGGAGAAAGAGAAAG GTTTCCGAGCAGCACACTAGTCAAGATGATTGCGGCGTTGTAAAGAAGAAACAATATGGTGTTGGCAAGGGTTTGATGACAGCTTGGCGGGTTATGAATCCAAATAGCCACGAAAGAGCAACATTAGCTCAAAGCAATCCCAAGAAGAACAAAATACAATTAGCATCAATACTG aagcagaagcagaagaagaaatcgaCGGAAAAGAAGAGGAATTCAATAAATATAGAG ACCACGGTAGAATTGAACAAAGATGAGACGGTGGCATTTAATGAGAAATGTGAGCTCGGGGAGGTATTTAAAGAAACCTGTCAAACAATTTCAATACTAGTTGATGACGAGGAATTGGAGAGACAGGAAGGACTAGTGAATCCTCCGTTAACTTGTTCATGCCATACTGCTACTAGTGGATCTTGTTTTCTTTGCAAAG ATTTATTGCCCAAGTTTCCCCCAAGTTCTGTTGGCATGAGGCTGCCTTTTGCTTTGCGTCCATGGAATTCTTCGCCAGAGTCTGTGAAGAAACTTTTTAAG GTTGTCCATTTCCTGTATACTTATTCAATAACTCTTGACATATGCCCCTTCACAATTGACGAGTTCACACGGGCATTTCATGATAAG GACTCCTTGCTACTTGGTAAAATTCATCTTTCCCTGCTGAAGTTGCTTCTGGTTGATGTTGAAACCGAGCTGCAAAGGGGATCTTTTTCAACCTTGAGTATATCATGCAAGTTTCTAGCCCTGCTACAGTCG gtGGAGAGCCAAATTCTTATTCTTGATATGTGGAAGGATTCATTAAATTCTCTTACATGGGCGGAGATATTGCGTCAGATATTGGTTGCAGCTGGTTTTGGTTCTGTAAAGCGGGCTGGTGGTCAATCAGAGGAACTAAGTAAG GAAAGGAGACTCATGAAAAAGTATGGCCTCCGTCTTGGAACATTAAAGGGTGAATTATTTAGAATGCTTAACGAGCAAGGAGGCAAAAATGGCTTGAAAATATCCGAGTTAGCTAATGCAACAATAGAG GTTGCTGCGCTGAATCTTGCAACTGCATCAGAAGAAGAACGAGAGCGTTCAATATGTTCAACGCTGGCAAGTGATAttacaattttcgaaaaaatATCTGAATCTACATATCGTGTACGTGTTAGTTGTTTCTCTGAGGACCATGAGTCTGATTCGGGCGAGTCTGgaagtgttgatgatgatgaatcttGTGATGAGATGGGGCGTGTTTCAGAAAGTTTTGTATTTCGAAAAGCTAAGAGGCGGAAGCATAAAAGTAAGATGTTGGAAGTATGCAGTGAGATTGATGAAAGCCATCCTGGAGAAGCATGGCTGTTGGGGCTAATGGAGGGGGAATATTCAGACTTAAGCATTGAAGAGAAGTTAGATGTTTTCATGGCTTTGATTGATCTTCTTAGTTCTGGTTCCACTATTAGAATGGAGGATTTACCCAGAGCTATGGTTGACTGTGTCCCTAGTATCTATAGTCATGGTTCTGGTGGAAAAATCAAGAGAGCATCATCCTCTAATCATCCACGCGTATCATGGGTCCATGGAGGAGAGCGAATCGAAGAGCTATCTAAATCGTCTGATTCTCATCCAGTTGATTCATCATCAATTGTGGGGGCTGATTTTGCAAAGCTCGCTGGAGACAATGTTCACCCTATGCAATCTGTATACCTTGGTTCTGACCGTAGGTTCAACAGGTACTGGCTTTTCTTAGGCCCATGCAACGCGAATGACCCTGGTCATAGGTGTGTCTACTTTGAATCTTCTGAAGATGGTCACTGGGAAGTTATCAGCCACAAGGAG GCTTTGCGGGCACTGTTGTCAGTGTTGGACGATAGGGGTAGACGGGAAGCACGGCTTATTGAGTCATTGGAGAAACGAGAAAGTTTTCTCTGTCAAGCCATGTTAAGAAGAATTGATCATGTAGTCAGAGAGGACAGTTCTTCTTCACCGGTTTCTGATATAGACAACAACAACCTATGTCTGAATGAGATTGCCAATGATCAACAAGCAGCTATAGTATTTGAGAAGCGGGGCAAAAGCCTATTGTGGAGCCTTGTTCAGGAGTTTGATGAATGGATATGGGATAAATATTATCTTAACCTCAATGCTGTTAAACACAGCCGAAGATCCTACCTTGATTCGCTCACTAGGTGTAAGAGTTGTCATGATTTGTATTGGAGAGATGAGAAGCACTGCAAGATTTGCCATGCTACCTTTGAGCTTGATATAGATCTTGAAGAAAGATATGCGATTCATGAAGCCACATGCAGCAGGAAGAATGAAGAGACTAGTGATTCATTTCCAGATCATAAAGTTCTTTCTTCCCAGTTGCAATCACTAAAGGCTGCAGTGTATGCCATTGAG TCTGCAATGCCCGAAGATGCCTTGATTGGTGCATGGAAAAAGTCAGCTCATAGGTTATGGGCCAAAAGGCTTCGACGAAGCTCAACTTTGTCTGAAATTACCCag GTGATTGGCGACTTTGTTGGGGCAATCAATGAAGATTGGTTATGGCACTTTGGTGAGGAGGAGGACCACTATAATAACGCTTTAATGGGAGAAATTATAACTAGCTTCCCTTCCATGCCTCGAACAACTTCTGCGATTGCTCTCTGGTTGGTAAAACTGGATACCTTGATTGCTTCTTATGTGGTGGAAAAAGCTCCTCTACCTGAAGGGAATCAATTGAACAGGACCAGGAAACACAA GTAG
- the LOC106360499 gene encoding zinc finger A20 and AN1 domain-containing stress-associated protein 2 isoform X2, translating to MCVADSNTNGVNEKNKKKISKREKPKPFFLSSPIFSASAGSLQHPSSERFVCAEMDHDKTGCQSPPEGPKLCINNCGFFGSAATMNMCSKCHKAILFQQEQGARFASAVSGGTSSSSNILKETFAATALVDAETKSVEPVAVSVQPSSVQVAAEVVAPEAAAAKLKEGPSRCATCNKRVGLTGFKCRCGDLFCGTHRYADIHNCSFNYHAAAQEAIAKANPVVKAEKLDKI from the exons ATGTGTGTTGCTGACTCTAACACAAACGGTgtgaatgaaaaaaataaaaaaaaaatatcgaagAGAGAAAAGCCGAAACCTTTTTTTCTCTCGTCTCCAATTTTCTCAGCTTCTGCTGGATCTCTCCAGCATCCTTCCTCGGAGAGATTCGTATG TGCAGAAATGGACCACGACAAAACAGGATGCCAAAGCCCACCTGAAGGTCCCAAGCTATGCATCAACAACTGCGGTTTCTTCGGAAGCGCTGCCACAATGAACATGTGTTCCAAGTGTCACAAGGCTATCCTGTTTCAACAGGAACAGGGGGCTAGGTTTGCATCTGCAGTGTCTGGTGGTACATCATCATCCAGCAACATCTTAAAGGAAACCTTTGCTGCTACCGCGCTGGTTGATGCTGAAACCAAATCCGTTGAGCCGGTGGCTGTCTCTGTACAGCCATCTTCTGTCCAAGTTGCCGCAGAGGTAGTAGCTCCAGAAGCCGCTGCAGCAAAACTAAAGGAAGGACCAAGCCGATGTGCTACTTGCAATAAACGGGTTGGTCTGACTGGATTCAAATGTCGCTGTGGTGACCTCTTCTGCGGGACGCACCGTTATGCAGACATACACAACTGCTCCTTCAATTACCATGCCGCTGCGCAAGAAGCTATAGCTAAAGCAAACCCGGTTGTGAAGGCAGAGAAGCTTGACAAAATCTGA
- the LOC106360499 gene encoding zinc finger A20 and AN1 domain-containing stress-associated protein 2 isoform X3 gives MKKIKKKYRREKSRNLFFSRLQFSQLLLDLSSILPRRDSYEMDHDKTGCQSPPEGPKLCINNCGFFGSAATMNMCSKCHKAILFQQEQGARFASAVSGGTSSSSNILKETFAATALVDAETKSVEPVAVSVQPSSVQVAAEVVAPEAAAAKLKEGPSRCATCNKRVGLTGFKCRCGDLFCGTHRYADIHNCSFNYHAAAQEAIAKANPVVKAEKLDKI, from the exons atgaaaaaaataaaaaaaaaatatcgaagAGAGAAAAGCCGAAACCTTTTTTTCTCTCGTCTCCAATTTTCTCAGCTTCTGCTGGATCTCTCCAGCATCCTTCCTCGGAGAGATTCGTATG AAATGGACCACGACAAAACAGGATGCCAAAGCCCACCTGAAGGTCCCAAGCTATGCATCAACAACTGCGGTTTCTTCGGAAGCGCTGCCACAATGAACATGTGTTCCAAGTGTCACAAGGCTATCCTGTTTCAACAGGAACAGGGGGCTAGGTTTGCATCTGCAGTGTCTGGTGGTACATCATCATCCAGCAACATCTTAAAGGAAACCTTTGCTGCTACCGCGCTGGTTGATGCTGAAACCAAATCCGTTGAGCCGGTGGCTGTCTCTGTACAGCCATCTTCTGTCCAAGTTGCCGCAGAGGTAGTAGCTCCAGAAGCCGCTGCAGCAAAACTAAAGGAAGGACCAAGCCGATGTGCTACTTGCAATAAACGGGTTGGTCTGACTGGATTCAAATGTCGCTGTGGTGACCTCTTCTGCGGGACGCACCGTTATGCAGACATACACAACTGCTCCTTCAATTACCATGCCGCTGCGCAAGAAGCTATAGCTAAAGCAAACCCGGTTGTGAAGGCAGAGAAGCTTGACAAAATCTGA
- the LOC106360499 gene encoding zinc finger A20 and AN1 domain-containing stress-associated protein 2 isoform X1, whose protein sequence is MNRKMDHDKTGCQSPPEGPKLCINNCGFFGSAATMNMCSKCHKAILFQQEQGARFASAVSGGTSSSSNILKETFAATALVDAETKSVEPVAVSVQPSSVQVAAEVVAPEAAAAKLKEGPSRCATCNKRVGLTGFKCRCGDLFCGTHRYADIHNCSFNYHAAAQEAIAKANPVVKAEKLDKI, encoded by the exons ATGAATAGAA AAATGGACCACGACAAAACAGGATGCCAAAGCCCACCTGAAGGTCCCAAGCTATGCATCAACAACTGCGGTTTCTTCGGAAGCGCTGCCACAATGAACATGTGTTCCAAGTGTCACAAGGCTATCCTGTTTCAACAGGAACAGGGGGCTAGGTTTGCATCTGCAGTGTCTGGTGGTACATCATCATCCAGCAACATCTTAAAGGAAACCTTTGCTGCTACCGCGCTGGTTGATGCTGAAACCAAATCCGTTGAGCCGGTGGCTGTCTCTGTACAGCCATCTTCTGTCCAAGTTGCCGCAGAGGTAGTAGCTCCAGAAGCCGCTGCAGCAAAACTAAAGGAAGGACCAAGCCGATGTGCTACTTGCAATAAACGGGTTGGTCTGACTGGATTCAAATGTCGCTGTGGTGACCTCTTCTGCGGGACGCACCGTTATGCAGACATACACAACTGCTCCTTCAATTACCATGCCGCTGCGCAAGAAGCTATAGCTAAAGCAAACCCGGTTGTGAAGGCAGAGAAGCTTGACAAAATCTGA
- the LOC106360499 gene encoding zinc finger A20 and AN1 domain-containing stress-associated protein 2 isoform X4, producing the protein MDHDKTGCQSPPEGPKLCINNCGFFGSAATMNMCSKCHKAILFQQEQGARFASAVSGGTSSSSNILKETFAATALVDAETKSVEPVAVSVQPSSVQVAAEVVAPEAAAAKLKEGPSRCATCNKRVGLTGFKCRCGDLFCGTHRYADIHNCSFNYHAAAQEAIAKANPVVKAEKLDKI; encoded by the coding sequence ATGGACCACGACAAAACAGGATGCCAAAGCCCACCTGAAGGTCCCAAGCTATGCATCAACAACTGCGGTTTCTTCGGAAGCGCTGCCACAATGAACATGTGTTCCAAGTGTCACAAGGCTATCCTGTTTCAACAGGAACAGGGGGCTAGGTTTGCATCTGCAGTGTCTGGTGGTACATCATCATCCAGCAACATCTTAAAGGAAACCTTTGCTGCTACCGCGCTGGTTGATGCTGAAACCAAATCCGTTGAGCCGGTGGCTGTCTCTGTACAGCCATCTTCTGTCCAAGTTGCCGCAGAGGTAGTAGCTCCAGAAGCCGCTGCAGCAAAACTAAAGGAAGGACCAAGCCGATGTGCTACTTGCAATAAACGGGTTGGTCTGACTGGATTCAAATGTCGCTGTGGTGACCTCTTCTGCGGGACGCACCGTTATGCAGACATACACAACTGCTCCTTCAATTACCATGCCGCTGCGCAAGAAGCTATAGCTAAAGCAAACCCGGTTGTGAAGGCAGAGAAGCTTGACAAAATCTGA